The region CGGGAGCTTGGTGACCAGTTGCCCGTGAGGGCCTCTCCAATAGGCCAAACCATCCTCTCTGGTCAGATCAGCGCGGAGCCACACCAAAGCACACATCGTGTTGAAACCATGAGGAATTTTCATCGATTACCCCTGTCGTCTTGTGTTGGCCTGCAGCCTTCAATGACTATTTGCGTCAGTTGGCTGGAGGATCTTTTCGGATGCATCTTTGTCAAACTACTATGTAGGAGCAACCTGCGCCCCGGCCTCAACACCGCCATCCCGTCCGGCCATCTTGCAGGGATGCCCAGGTCTCCTCGATTCCTTGGCTACAGGCCAGCCGCAATCTATAAGGTTACCTCTGCCGCCTGAAAAGCCGTGGAAATTCACGATAACCTCACCGACGTGCCGGCCACATCCTATGGAGCACGCGGTCCTTCCAGACGAATTGATGGATGAGCGCCGCGGTGATGTGGAAGGCAACCAAGCCGGCGAGCGCCCACGTGGCCAGTTCGTGGTATTGGCGCAATTCAACGAACCGCTGTTCATTGGCGGCACCAAGCAGGTCGGTCAGGTCAAATAGGTAGGCGGGCTGAACCGGCAGTGGGGACGCAGACGCCGCCACCAGGCCCAGCAAGGGGACGCTAAACAGCAGCAGATACAAAACGAGATGGACTAGCGCCGACAGCTTGCGCTGCCATGCTGGAAGGCTGTCCGGAAGCGGCGGGGGCGCATTGCGTAAGCGATACCCCGCCCGGATCACCATCAGGGCCAGCAGGCTGATGCCTAGCGCGGAATGAGCAGCCAGCGAAAAAAGGTGCTCCGGCTCGGGCAAGTCCAGCTGGAAGCGTTGACCAGCCAGCAGCATGGTGAGGACAAGCGCCGCGATAATCCAATGCAGGCGTTTGGCCCAAGGGCGATACGACAGATTCTGGGGTGGGTAACGCATATTTTCCTTGACTCTAAATTCTTCAATCGTGGAATTATATAGCACTATGCGCCGGGCAATTCAACGTATGTAGATTTTTTCCCGGTCGTATAGCTGCTGGAGGCAACAAGGCATGCAGGTGCAAAACATTGACTGGGCAGTTTCCCTGCAGGCGATGCCGAAACATGAGAGTTCCAAGTGACTTGGTCGAAGGGTGAGGCCGTCACGCCGGAAGGCTATCTTTCTTCCATGATAGGCCTACGCAGATTGGCACCAATCATCGCCCTTCGATGGCAACGCCCCGCAACAAATCGTAGTTGATGCCTTGTAGGCTAAGCACACGCTCGCCCCAACGCAGGAAGATCAAGGGGCACGCGGAGCGAAACTCGAGGGGCGGGCCGCAGTAATTAGTGACATCACCGGTGGCATTGGCAGGCAACTGCTGGCGTGGCCTGGCTGCCACTTGGCTCCCTTCGAGCTCAACGAGACAATTGGGCCAGACCGCCGATCAACTGGCGAACGGGGGTGCTCCGGTCTCCAGCCACAGTACCTGAAACAGTTCCGCGACCGCAAAAGACGGAGGAGCAATTGGGTGTGAAGACAAAAGCGACTTGGGGGGCGGTTCTGGCCGGCTCGCACTGAACACGATCGACACCGCTTAAAGTCTCCTGTCGGAAGGAACTTGTCACGACCACGCGCGCTGGCATCGGCTTGATACGACGGATTGCTCAATGCGCGGCGCAACCCCGCTCTACGGGGCACTATCCCCATGGGATTCCCTACAGGTTAGATACTGTGCCCAGGTCCTATAGGGCGTTCTCCAACGAATACCTAAGATTGACGCGAGAGGCCTGACCCATGCGGCGTTTTCCCCTATTCTTCCGTGCCGCCATTCTTGCAGGAATCTACCTCGGTGCCGCCTCCGGTATCGGCACGAGGCCAGCCCAGGCAATCGACGTCGAATGGGGAGACGTCTCGGGCAGCATCATCACCTCGCTATCCGTGAGCACGCAGATCCGCATGGCGGACCGTGATCCACGCAATGTCGGCATCAGCAACGGCGGCTCGATGCCGACCTCCGGCAATGACGACGGCAATCTCAATTTCGACAAATACGACCTCACGACGCTGATTGGCAACGTTACTAGCGAGGTCAGCCTCAAGTGGAAAAACTTTGGACTCTATGTGCGGGGTACGGCCTTCTACGATTATATCGCTGACAACAACGATCTCGCTGCGAATGGCCCCTCGGAGCGGGACTCTCGTGGCTCTTATACGATTACAGGACAACGTCGTGCGCGTTACGATGCCTACCTGCAAGACTATTTTTTATCGGGCAAGTTCAAGGTCTTCGACCATTCGCTCAATATACGCCTGGGCTCCCAGGTATTGAACTGGGGCGAGGCACTGTTTACAATCAACGCCATCTCGGTGATCAATCCCATTGATGTGGCACGCATCCGGGTGCCCGGCGCTGAACTGCGCGACGCGCTGATTCCCATCCCCATGGTCTCGGCGTCCCTGGATTTGGGTGGAGGTCTATCAGTCGAGGGCTTTTACACCTTCGATTTCGAGCCATTCAAGCTGGAGGCTTGCGGTGCCTATATGTCGTCGAGCGACACGTTCTGCGATGGCACGCGAGGCGTCGGGGTGGGCACCGACTTCCTGGACACTCGCTCCTACTATAAGGGTCGAAACAATCCCCAGGACAATGCGGCGAACTACGACGGCATCTCAGCCGACGTGACCACCGAGGATGACCCCGAAGGGCATGATTGGGGCATCGCCTTGCGTTACTTCTCGCCCGCCCTGAACAACACTGAGTTCGGTTTCTACTACATCAGCTATCGGAGCCGTCTGCCCTCGATCAACGCCTTCAGCGATTACAAGAATCCAGGGACTGGCAAGATCTTGGGCCTGCCGATCAATCCGTTCTCACCAGCCTTTGGTACGCTGCCGCGGTCAGTCGTTCTGGATAATCTCGACCACGGCGAGCTCACCATCTACTACCCGGACGACATCGAGCTTTTCGGACTCAGCTTCAACACAACCCTCGACGCGCTGGGCATAGCCATTAACGGCGAAATCTCGATGAAGCACGATGCGCCGGTCTGGATCTCGGAGCCGACGCTGACCTTTTCCACCTACAACAACGCGGGCGGCAACCCGCTGTTGGCCAACCAAGCGTTCGGCATCGCGCCCTATGTCGAAAACGGCGTACCGTTCGACCCTGACGCGCCGTTGCCACTCAACCTGAACCTGGACGAGCGGCACGACCTGTGGAATGCCAACCTACGCATCACCAAGATACTGCCGACCACCAATTGGATCGTCTCAGCCCTGGGCGCCAATTCAATCATCGCCCTGGTTGAGACGGCTGTGATCTATGTCGATATCGATCCGGACGGGCCCCACGACTACGCCTCCTATGGCCAAAACGGGTTCAGCGGGTTCAAGACTCGCCCCCTGAACCTCCTGGGCCTGGGTGAAGTGGTGCCTGCCCTCGACCTTCCCGCCCAAGGGGACCCTCGATTGCAGTCGACTTGGAAGCCACCGACCAGGTGGTCAGGCGGATTTACCACCCTTTTCATCCTCGATTACCCAAATGCGTTTGGGATCCCTATCAACCTGTCGCCGACCGTTGCCTTCCAGACCGGTGTTTTCGGCACAACACCGTCACCCAATCCCGGTTTCACAAAAGGCGTGAATGCGGTCTCCCTGGCTTTGAAGGCCGATTACCTGGGCTCTTACTCGGCCCAGATCTCCTACTTCAAGAGTTGGGGTGGAGGTGGCGGTGGCGGTGGCTCCATGAACCCCACCATCGACCGCGACTTCATTGGCGTTAGCTTGTCCTACGTCTTTTGATTATGGGCTCAGGAGCGCGCATCGCCCGTAGGGCTGGCGGCGAGGGATCATTTGTCCGAGCGCAGCATGGGTCAGTCGCACGAGCGCGATTACGTTGAGGTGAATTTCTCGCGGCTCATTGTCTATCGGCAGCGCGTGGAACTCGCCATTTGTTCCAAAGCCGGCGCTGTTCACCGAAAGCGGTTAGGCGACGGGTACCCCGATTGCGCGCAAGGCCCTACCGGACGGCGCACTTGATGTTGGACGAATTTGCCGGAAAGGACGAGGCCTCGGAAGGCTTCTCAGGCTGCCAATGAAAGTGCAGAACCTCCACGATCTGGTTGACCAAATCTATGCCGCTGCCTGGCTGCCGCAGCGCTGGACGCAGGTGTTGAATCGGCTCGTTGCTGCCTGCGGTGTGCAAGGTTGCGTGCTCTATATCGTCTCAAAAGGATTGGTGCGCTGGATCGCGTCTGATTCTGTTACGCCTCTGGCTGCTGAATTTGTCGGAGACGGATGGTGCCGCAACAACCGCTGGGTAACCCGTGCAATCGCGAAGCAGTTTCCCGGTTTTCTGGGTGACCGCGACCTCTTCACCGCCGCGGAGTTGGAGGGCGACCCGATCTATCGAGATTTCCTCGTCCCACGCGGTATTCACTGGACGGTCGGCACCACGATCCAGCTTCAAGATGGCGAAATCGCGATCTTTCAGCTCGTTGGCGACCGCGCACGGCCGCCGATGACATCGGCGGAGCTGGAAATACTCGATACCCTGCGCCCTCACTTGGCACGCAGCGCCATGGTCTCGGCGCGCCTCCCTCTGATCAAGGCTGAATCCGCAACACGGATGCTCGAGGCAATGGGCTTGCCTGCGGCGGCCATCACGCTGGATGGCCGGATCAAGTTTGCCAATTCGCGATTTGAAAGCCTGGGCAAGCGGATAACCACTTACCGAACAACCGAACGCATCAGCATCGCCAACGAAGCAGCCGCCAAGCTGTTTGAAACCGCGATGGCTGGCCTGGCCAGTGGGATGGCCACAGAAACCCGCTCCATCCCAATTCGCGGCGACGGAGAGTCGCCTATGGTCCTTCACGTCCTGCCCACGCGTCGTGATGCGAACGAGGTCTTTGGCGATACAGGTGCGCTTGTCGTGATTACGACGGTCGGCACACCGGGCGCGCCTCCCGCATCGCTGCTGCAAGGCCTCTTCGACCTGACCCCCGCCGAAGCGCGAGTGGCGCAATCGGTCGCGGAAGGGGCAACGTTGGAAGAGCTTTCCGGCACACTGAAAGTGTCGCGCGAAACCCTGCGAACTCAACTCAGGATGGTCTTCGCCAAAACGGGGACGAAGCGGCAGGCTGAGCTTACCTCGCTCATCCTGGGCTCGGTCAGATTCCATGCCCTGGATGGTTCGCGAAAGGCCAAAAGCAACCCTCGTCAGCGATAGCCATTCCATTGTTCGGCAAGCCAGGCCCAGGGCGCTATCGGGGACTTCCTTGCAACCCTCGAAGCCGCAGTGTAGGACGAGCCATCTCGGCCCAGCGGATATACGGTCTTACTGTTCACCAGTGGATCGATGAGATTCTCGGCGTAGTGGACGCGCTCCTCGACTGACAGGCGCTGAGCCGGATCCTGGGCCTGTTGCTCAAGGCGCTCGCCATCCCGTGCCACCAGCACCAAACTGCCCCCAGCGGCAGCGGGCTCCCGCGCCATCTCTTGGCCGATGCCGGTCGACGCCTCCGGTGACGGGTGCGATTGACCAACGAGAATTGCGGAGGCCCCTGCTCACGCCGATACTCAACCCGCCCGGCGCAGTCTTTTGAGAGAGCGACGAAAAATCGTGCGCAGGTTAAATAGGCGCTTGAGGGTCCCCTCGGACAAGCTGTTGTCCTTTGGCAAGAGACCGATGTCGCGTGCGAAAGCTGCGGTATCGTAGTAGCCAGTGATGCGTCGGATCCTGCCGTCGGAAAACTCGAAGAAGGCACCGCCGCGAAGCTGAAAGGCACGACCGTTTGCGCGGAGGCCTTGGAACGGCGTACCCTCGAAAGTACCCCGGCGAGACCACTCGACGCTCGCGCCATGATCGTCGATCACGATTTGTACGAGCCGTGTGTCCAGGTCGGGAAAAGAGGAAAACAGTCCGCTCAGGAATGCGCGCTCTTCAGCTGCGCCTCTCACAAAGCCGATGCCCGAGATGTCTTCGACGATGTCGTCTGTGACCCACTGCATCATGCCGTCGACATCTCGATTGGCATATGCGGTGTAAAACCCTTCGAGGATCCGCCGCCTTTCGGTCGCCGGCAATTGAGTTACACTCATTGACGCTTCCCTCTTGTGATGTAGATGATTGCTCAGACGCCGAGCGCTTTGCGGAATTTCGGCACGAGCATGTGACTGGATTTGGCCACGCGGGCGACGAAGGGAGAGCGAACCACCCCGATTACGGGCAAGTGCAGGACGCCGTTCCGGCTTCCCAAGGTCACTGCCATCATGGGATTGCCGGTCTGAGGTTTGTGCGCCTTCAGCCTCGACGGCCGGCCAGCACGGGTCAGGATTGCTCGGATATTGTGAGCGGCGGTCCTGATCTGCCCACCGATGTGCCAAGCCATCTTGTTCTCGTCAAGATCGGTGATGTCGCCGAGGGCGAACACCGTGTCGGACCCAACCACGCGCAGATCCGGGGAGACGCGAATGCGCCCGGCCTGGTTGAGAGTCGAGGCATAGTGCTGCGCCATATAGGCCGTATTGGGTTTTCCGCCGACACACCAGATCAGGAGGTCGTAGGGGATGCTCTGCCCGCGGCTTGTCAACGCTTCGCCGGCGCCGGAGAGAACCTCCGCCACGGTGCTGTCCGCGCACTCGAGCCGTTCGTCCGTCAGGACTGTAACCCCACTCGCCTTAAGTACTTTGGCGGCCTGTGCGGCGGCTGCTTCTGAAGTGCCGGCCAGCACACGCGGGCCGGCTTCGAGGATGATGATCTTCTTGGCCGGATGGTTCTCGATGATTTCTCCGGCCACCTCGACGCCGATCGGGCCGCCGCCGACAATCAGGATGTTCTGTGATGCGACGATGCGCCGATGATATTGCACATAGAATTCCTTGCGTTCGCGGACCGAGGCGCCATCGATTGCCCGCATCAGAGCGTTTGAGAACTTGCTCCCGGTGGCCAGTACCGACACGCGCCCCTTGAGCAGTTCCTCCTTGCCATTCTTCAGCTGCACAAGCCCGCCTTCGGGATGCATTTCCACCAGGGCACCACGAACATGGGCGACCCCTGGCAGCGCCGCGGCGAAGGGAATGATGGCGGCATCGGCGAAACCCGGTTTTACTAGGCTGCGCGGCACCGACATTGGCACCTCGAAGTACTCATTGGGATCGACGAGCGTAACGCGGAATTCAGGGGCCAATGCCTTGGCGAGCAGGGCACCGGCCATGCCGCCGCCGTAAATCACGACATCGTCTTGGATTGCTGCCTTGGACGTGGCGATCATGCGTTGGTTTCCCCATGGTTGGCTCGTAGGAATGCATACGAGAGACTTTCCGGTCGGTGGTCAGCGCAGTGTTGCAGAGCCGGCGCGGCTTCCATCGCATTACAATCAACCGGCTTGAATCTCAGCAACGCGTAGCTTTTGCCCAGCAGATCGTGGATATTTAGGCTGCCCTTCGCGAAGTGAGTTCGCACGAAGGCGCTGGTCGATTGAGGCGCGCGTCTCTGGAGATAACGCCGAAGCAGGATACCGCCTGCGATCCTCTCGACGACATTCCCTACGAGCGCTCGACCTCGCAGAAGGCCAATTCACTCTCCGTGCCAGTGATGATCACGCTTTCCTTCACTTCGTGGCGGCGGACGAAACCTATGGAAACGAGCGCGGCCACCAACGTGATTGCCGCGAGTACCAGCGTCGTTGCCGAAAATGCGTCGCCATAGAGCTGGGTCAGTTCGCTGCTGCTCAACGCCGGCGTCGTCAGTACGGCCTCCGTAATTTTGCCATTCACTATGCCGTTCGCGATGGTAACGACCATGTCGGGCGAGAAGGTTGCTGGCAGGGCTTGATGCAGGCCCCGCTGTGTGAGGCCCAGCAGGATGGCGCCGGCGATGACAATGGCGACGCTCTCGCCTGCCACTCGGGCAGTGGCAAAAATGCCCACCGCCATACCGGCGCGCTCTTTGGGCACGACGCTGACGGCCAGGTCGTCCATCAGGCCCCAGGGAATGGCTGCCCCAACGCCGATCAGCAGAAGAGGAAAAACAAAGGCGAGGCCACCTGCACCCGGTTCGATGAGGGCTAGCAGCACCAGGCCCCCTGCACCGACGATCAGTCCCACGCCGGACAGCAATCCGGGCTGAATCCATTTCGTGAGCACGGCGCCCAGGAATGGCACGATGGTGATCGGAGCGCTGAGCGGCACCATCAGCAGTCCGATCTCGGTGGCCGACATGCCCTCGATCCCGCTGAGCCGAGCCGGGAGGACGAACAGGACAACTATGAAGGAGTAGGCGACGGCGACCGGTAGCGACAGAACCGCAAGAAAGCGGGGATAGGTAAACAGTGTGATGTCGAGCATGGGCCTTTCATGGGCCCGCTCAACCGCCAGGAAAACCCCCAGCATCGCGATGCACCCTGCGAAGAGCGCCAAGACAGGCTTGCTGTCCCAGCCAACCTGCGGCCCTTGCATGATCGCCAGGGTCAGTAGGACTAAAGTCACGGTGAACGTGACGGCACCCCAGATGTCGAATTGCCTCGCATCAGGGTCGCGGGATTCCCGCAGCCTAGGGGCGCTCACCAGCAATACAATCAAGCTCAGCACGGCAGACATAACAAAGATCGCGCGCCAGCCAAGACTGCCGACCAAAGCGCCACCGACGATCGGCCCGAAAGCGATCCCGACGCCAAAGCCCGTACCCAGAATGCTGAACGCCCTTGTGCGGGCGGGGCCCTCGAATTCCTGCGCCAGCGCAGCGAAACCCGCAATCATGGCCAGGGCGGCCGCGGCGGACTGCACCGTTCGGACAATGTCGAGCACAAGAATAGAGGGGGACACAGCAACTATAAGAGAGAGTATCGAATAGGCTCCCAGTCCCAGCGTGAAGAGGCGCTTGCGACCGAACCTGTCAGCGAGCGCCCCGGCCGCCATGACGGCACTGCCGAAGGCAAGAAATGCGCCGTTGACGATCCAGTTGATGGCAAATGCGCTGCCGCCCAACTCCGCGCCGATAGCCGGTAGGGCGACCACGGGTGCAATAGCACTCAAAGGCATCACCACTGCGGCCAGGAAAATGGCACCTAATAGCAACCACTTCTCCGGCGTGATGTGGCCGTTGCGGTTAGCAACGGCCACATCAGTGTCAGAAGGCACATTATGCGACATATCTGGTCACTTCATACGATCAAGGATTGAAAAACGTCAGACGCGCAGAAACCCTTCGGGACACCCGCGCCGGCACAGCTTGCTAATAGGCTGCCGCGACCAACGCTCGGGCCGCTTCGTGCGGGTCTCCAGTTTGCTCGTAAGCGGCCTTCCAGTCCGGATAATTGTGCATTGTGGGATTCTTGAGCGGATGAAAACCCGGTATGAAATAGGACAACGTCTTCCCATGAAGCGGTGCAAACATCTTGAGAAGCCAGGGAACGTTCCTGATCTGCATCCCCCAGCGCTGCAGGCGGGTGAATCCATCCGCCTTGAGCATGGCGTGCGGGATCTTGAACATAACCTCGTTCATCCCCCCTTGGAGATAGATCAGTGCCCAGACACGTTTAAAGTAGCCGACCTTTGCAATCTTTTTCATTACATCGAAGGCGACCGCACGATGCTCCATCTCTTCAATTGCGTGCCAGGCGAACATGGCCTTCATGTGCGGCTCGACATTCGCCATTGTTGATTTCTTAGCGAAGAAGCATTCAGCCATCATCGCCGTGAAATGCTCGGCCGATGCAGTGATCGCAACATTGAATTCTGGGGACAGCCGGGCGGAATAGCGGTTGAGCCGATCAATTGCGGGCTTGATGATTTCTGTGAGCGGTATCCCTCGCGCTTCGACCAGAGCGTTGTATTGCTGATGGGCGATGCCGTGCTGACCTTCTTGCCGCGAAAATCCGCGGACATCGGCCAAGAGTGTGGGATCCGATATCTTCTGTCTGAACGCGACAACGCTTTTGATAAAATATCGCTCGCCATCAGGGAACGTGCATTGGATCGCGTCCATAAGGCGGGTCCGGTAAGGGTTTCCGCCCCACCAGTACTTCGGCAACGATTCATTGATTCCGAAATCGAGGTTTTCGCGAGTCACGATTTCATTCTTATGGGGTTGGGATGCCATTGCATTCTCCTTCATTCTTCTCCCCCTGCATGGGGCGGGCTGATCCAGTGGAAGAGGTCCCGGTCCCGCCGAGGGAAGGCCGGCCGTCCAGAATCTTGTGACTTTTGTTCGGGCACTCGGTCTGCAGCCGATCAGCGGTGCCGACGCCCGAGAGGCCGGCGCCAACGACAAGGACGTCGAAGTGCTCACACGACATGGCTTTGAATCTCCCGGAGACGGTTCGCCGACAGAGCCATGTCGGAGATGCGCTTGATGAAATCCGACGCCTGCTTTGGTAGCGTGACTGGAATCATGTGGCCCGCCCCCTCCACCATTTCGAAGATGGCGCCGGGGATAGTGGCGGCGAGGTGCTTGCCGTGTACGAGTGCATCCAGAATCCTATCGCCCGCCCCAAATAGGATACCGATGGGCAGCGTGATGGAGCCGTACTGTGTTACAAGATCAGGCAGATCATCCGGGGCGGCAACCAGGTCGCTCGACGCGCCATAGAATGCGGCTGGCCGCAGCGAGAGCAGCCCACGGGTCCTGCTGACGAAGTCCGCTGGGATCGCCTCAGGGGCAAAGATCATATTCCCGATACGAGCGCCGTTTAGGATTGAGCCAGGGACGGCCACCGTCCAGGCCATGAGGCGCCGCCGCCAGGAGGAGCGGATGGCCATTGCTTTGAAAGCATCGGGCGGCCCCGCCACTTGCTGTGACAGCGGCGCCAAAAGGGCTGCACCAGAAACGAGTTCGGCATGATTCACGACAAGAGCGAGAGCGACCGCGCCACCCAGGGAATGACCGACGACCAGAGGCCGGTCTAGATCCAGCTTTTCGATGAACTGGGCGATGATCTGGGCTTGGGATGCAATGCCGGACGAGGCGCTCGCCGGCTTTGTTGAGTAGCCGTTTCCAGGCCGGTCCAGCGCGACGACGCGGTACTTTGCCTTCAGGCGATCCACCAGATAGGCAAAATTGCCAATCTGCCCGCCGAGTCCGTGAATGAGCAACAGTGTCGGCCCACGCCCTTCGTCGGTGTAGTGGATAGTGTGGCCTGCGATTTCAATGAAATTCCCAGACGGGGGCATAGTCCGCCTCACACGCCAAACAACCAGTAATGTTACGAGGAAAAGCGCTCCCCAGACGGCGACAACCACAACGGCCACGACGGAAAGCCAAACAAGACCACTCGCCATTGCTCTTCCTCCTTCTGAGCGGCCGAATTATTCGGGCAGCGCCGGCACCTTTGGCCGGCAAGCTAGAGTTGCTGTTGGGTCCACCTCATTCATCCTCATGCACGAACCAGGGGCATTTTGCGGGATCAAAACTGATAGGTCGCGGCAACGCCGATGAAGTCACGATCAATCAATGCATTGCGCGAGCCGCTCATGCCGCCACCAGCACCGAAGGATTTAAAGTAAGTAGCGGTGATGGAAAACTGCTGGGAAAAGTCCGCTTTCAAGCCGAGCAAGATCGACGTCATGCTCTTGGTGAATCCCGGCAATGGCGCCGGCGTAATGCCGAAAAGGCCAGTCGAGAATGCGATGGAGGGGGTGAGCCTTACGCCCTCGATCAGATCTGGATAGTCGAACATAAAGATACCCTGCACCCCGCCCGACCATTTGGTGGGGGTCTTGCCCGTCGGAGCGAACGGCGGACCTAGAGAGTCAGCTGCCAGTGACTCGACGAGCGTTACACCACCCAAATTGAATGGACGGCTGTAGAGACCCGATGAACCGTACTGACCAGTGGCGGCATAGTCGGTGCCTTCATTTAGATCAACATGGAGTGCGCCGAATTCCACCAGGCCAATGACCTGGGTTGCCCCTGTCAGAGTCGTAAGCAAGTCAGTGCCGCCGAAAATTTTGGTAAAGCGAAGTGCTGCCTGCCATACATCGTGCCGCTCGTCGGCAACAATGATCCGACCGGGAATGAATTGCTCGTCAAACGGCTGGCCGGGCTTCTCTACATAGGGAGCAGCGCCGATATTTTTCGTCGTGTATACAGGGATGCCCAGCGGCGTGAGCGGCAGGTCTGGATCGAAAGCGGCTTGATCGATCGGCACTCCGCCCACTTGATTCACGGCCGCTGCGACAAAATCTATCCCGAGGAGAACCGGTACGTTGCGCTTGTAAGAGATCTCGCCATTGATTGCGATGCCTGTGTAATTTTCGGTTGTGCTGAAAGCTAAGCCAAGCATGTCAAGGCTATCGGGATAGTAAATGTGGTAGCTGCTGCCATCGAGATTCTCGAATACCGGACTACGCGGAAGCGTGCCCAAATTCGGCTGGATCAAGCGATCCAGAACCGGCGAGAGCGCTGGATTGAGAAGATCGGCAAGCAGGTCGCCGGTCAGGTCGACTGTCGGCGCGAGAGCGCCCAGGGCCTCGACGATCTGTTGCTGCGCTTCGGGCTCGAGCTCATTCACTAGGCTCCCTAACAGGCCTGGTACTCCGCGGACCAGATCGAACTTGCCGGTGCCCTCCGCATAGGACTCGGGACCTTTGGCGTAGACCGA is a window of Oleomonas cavernae DNA encoding:
- a CDS encoding DUF1302 domain-containing protein, encoding MTTRSFRPTPRLASCSAAALFAALLCGSIASAYDFEWGDEVTGSIITTLSVGVQVRMADRDPRNVGLENGGRAVPADSDDGNLNFDKYDVISQTTSASSEFRLKWRNYFASVSGTAFFDSIAANNDLAVNGPPERPYRGEYSPEAKDYAEWDAEFREYYVGGNFDVFGRNLAVKVGSQILNWGEAFFTLNGISVINSIDVVKILTPGTELKDALLPVPMAKFDYEIADGLSVEAFVTFGFEPVRLPACGAFLSFSDNACRGAVGTSVFTDYGDERAYTVGRDNAADYDTPPPPYGTGPQARSIGLPLIQEDDPDTVDWGVSLRYYWAELNNTEFQFYYAKYRSRLPSVYAKGPESYAEGTGKFDLVRGVPGLLGSLVNELEPEAQQQIVEALGALAPTVDLTGDLLADLLNPALSPVLDRLIQPNLGTLPRSPVFENLDGSSYHIYYPDSLDMLGLAFSTTENYTGIAINGEISYKRNVPVLLGIDFVAAAVNQVGGVPIDQAAFDPDLPLTPLGIPVYTTKNIGAAPYVEKPGQPFDEQFIPGRIIVADERHDVWQAALRFTKIFGGTDLLTTLTGATQVIGLVEFGALHVDLNEGTDYAATGQYGSSGLYSRPFNLGGVTLVESLAADSLGPPFAPTGKTPTKWSGGVQGIFMFDYPDLIEGVRLTPSIAFSTGLFGITPAPLPGFTKSMTSILLGLKADFSQQFSITATYFKSFGAGGGMSGSRNALIDRDFIGVAATYQF